The window CACAACGATGATGGCGCTCGGCCTTCCAGGAGATGCCGTTACCGCTGTTTTGATAGGGGCTTTCATAATGTACGGTGTCCAACCCGGACCAATTATGTTCAGAGACAACGCGAGTTTTGTTTATACGGTCATAATGCTTATGATACTGGCAAATGTTGCTTTTCTCGCTGTGGGCTTTTTTGTTTCAAAGCTTCTCACGAAATTCCTCTCCTTGCCGCAGAGTTTCATTTGGGCAACGATAATCATTCTGTCCCTTGTTGGAAGTTACGCGATTAACAACAGCGCGTTCGATCTTCTGATTGTGTTCATCTCAGGCGTTGCTGGGTTCGTTTTCAGATTGCTCGATGTGCCGCTCGGACCAATTGTCCTTGCGTTGATACTGGGTCCAATGGCAGAGGCCAACATGAGAAGAGCTTTGATTCTAAGTCAAGGCAATTTTGCCACTTTCTTCACAAGACCGATTTCTTTGGTTTTGGTAATTCTCTCAGCTATATCTTTGCTGACATCCACTTTGAAGAAAGAGCGATGAACGGAGGTAGATGATCTTGATAGATAAACTGCTCGAAGGCAAAATCTTGATAGTGATCAGAGGTCTCAACGTGAAAGAATCAACAGATCTCTGTCACATACTCTTGGAAAACGATGTGAGATTTGTAGAAGTTAGTTTTTCAGATGAAGATGCATCTGAGGTGCTGAAGGCACTGAAATCGTCCTTCGATGGGAAATTATTCCTTGGCGCGGGAACAGTTTTTGAAGAAAGAATTTATCAAAAAGCGCTGGCATTGGGTGCCAATTATGTGTTAAGCCCGGGTCTGAGTCAGAAGGTGGCAGAGTTATCAAAGAAAGACCAAATACCTTATATACCTGGTGTCTTCACATCGACAGATGTTCAGAATGCCTTAGAGTTGGGACTCGATCTACTCAAGCTGTATCCTGCAGATTTGGACTTACTCCGATCTTACCGCGGGCCCTTTCCAAAGGTGAAATTCATGCCTTTTGGTGGTGTTACCGATGCAAATGTGGTTCAGTACTTTTCTTATGGCGCATCCGCAGTTGGCATAGGTTCTTATATAGCAAACAAAGAATTACTGCAGGAGAAAAGGTTT is drawn from Thermotoga sp. Ku-13t and contains these coding sequences:
- the eda gene encoding bifunctional 4-hydroxy-2-oxoglutarate aldolase/2-dehydro-3-deoxy-phosphogluconate aldolase; amino-acid sequence: MILIDKLLEGKILIVIRGLNVKESTDLCHILLENDVRFVEVSFSDEDASEVLKALKSSFDGKLFLGAGTVFEERIYQKALALGANYVLSPGLSQKVAELSKKDQIPYIPGVFTSTDVQNALELGLDLLKLYPADLDLLRSYRGPFPKVKFMPFGGVTDANVVQYFSYGASAVGIGSYIANKELLQEKRFTELADRIKKIKQLIGGSNGPVC